One genomic window of Parasteatoda tepidariorum isolate YZ-2023 chromosome 9, CAS_Ptep_4.0, whole genome shotgun sequence includes the following:
- the LOC107442157 gene encoding G-protein coupled receptor Mth2-like, which translates to MSGFMLTETFIFILFTLFSSYSAKSLQDPFDVFSDFDENPELEHCNISAEEQVLPNCTTYLTSLSFTILSNGNLYLKNHNQTARDKFYLKNGTAYFCDKDVALTTTFYNLSEILIQTITTSFYNFSKDVTETITASSNNFSEEFQRCAQVQIEPEEYKLLKKGTIYIEIYSKSCGPLDCLIVDSGVCVCVPSFEQNGSLPYDWEKFSETSDYVTFTGLLVSVVSLISHLGRFLLVPVIRNLPLFCLASLSLSLIMAYKHNNSKNNIYARCNKSYLCSPLKHLTAYTYICFLVTFLLESDVLCAGLGMSVYYFFLTSFFWMNAIAFDVWRSFRVVIRELRITSNKVPWRRFLLYSLYCWAIPALLTVLVKVFDSTNILPEDLRPSFGHQFCWFGQRKALLLFFEVPLIIVMLLNGAFFADVIFVINRATIKSGSAQDVNLRRSFAMFTRLALIMGLTWVFGIAAGFSDNPFLWYIFIVLNTLQGLFIFGVFLGSSKVRSFGTKQNRSRRRSKTSVRTVSAVL; encoded by the exons ATGTCTGGATTTATGTTGACAGAAACGttcattttcattctatttaccCTTTTCTCATCATACTCTGCTAAATCCTTACAAGACCCATTCGACGTCTTCAGTGATTTTGATGAAAATCCAGAATTAGAACATTGCAATATCAGTGCGGAAGAACAAGTCTTACCAAATTGTACTACATATTTGACGTCTCTCTCTTTCACTATCCTATCTAATGGGAACTTGTATTTAAAGAACCATAACCAAACTGCCCGAGAcaagttttacttaaaaaatggaaCTGCCTATTTCTGTGACAAAGATGTTGCGCTAACCACTACATTTTACAACTTGAgtgaaattttgattcaaacTATCACCACTTCCTTTTACAACTTTAGCAAAGATGTTACAGAAACTATTACCGCTTCGTCTAACAACTTTAGCGAAGAGTTTCAGCGATGTGCTCAGGTTCAAATAGAGCCAGAAGAGtacaaattactaaaaaagggcaccatatatattgaaatatattcaaaatccTGTGGACCACTGGACTGTTTAATAGTTGACTCTGGCGTTTGCGTATGTGTGCCATCCTTTGAACAAAATGGCAGCTTGCCTTATGACTGGGAAAAGTTTTCCGAAACATCAGACTATGTCACTTTCACTGGACTGCTCGTATCTGTAGTTAGTCTTATATCCCATTTGGGCAGATTCTTGTTGGTACCGGTAATTCGCAACCTACCTTTGTTTTGTCTGGCATCGCTAAGCTTGTCGCTGATAATGGCATAT aaacataataattccaaaaacaatatttacgcACGTTGCAACAAGTCATACTTATGCTCGCCTTTGAAGCATTTAACTGCTTACACATACATCTGCTTTTTAGTCACTTTTCTTTTGGAAAGTGATGTACTATGTGCTGGACTGGGCATGAGTGTTTATTACTTCTTCCTTACATCTTTCTTTTGGATGAATGCCATAGCATTTGATGTTTGGCGATCATTTAGAGTTGTGATTCGCGAGTTAAGAATAACCAGCAACAAAGTTCCGTGGAGAAGATTTCTTTTGTACTCTTTGTACTGCTGGGCAATCCCTGCTTTACTGACAGTCCTGGTTAAAGTGTTCGATTCCACTAACATCTTACCAGAAGATTTGAGGCCATCTTTTGGACACCAGTTTTGCTGGTTCGGGCAGCGCAAAGCCTTACTTCTGTTCTTCGAAGTTCCATTAATCATTGTTATGCTCTTAAACGGAGCATTTTTCGCCGATGTCATCTTCGTTATCAACCGAGCAACGATTAAGTCTGGATCGGCGCAGGATGTTAACTTGCGAAGAAGTTTCGCCATGTTTACGAGGTTGGCTTTAATTATGGGCTTAACTTGGGTGTTTGGTATCGCAGCTGGATTTTCTGATAATCCCTTTTTGTGGTACATTTTCATCGTCCTGAATACTTTACAGGGGCTATTCATTTTTGGAGTATTTTTGGGCAGCTCAAAAGTGCGTAGTTTTGGTACTAAGCAGAATAGAAGTCGAAGGAGATCTAAAACAAGCGTTAGAACAGTATCTGCAGTTCTGTGA